The proteins below come from a single Marinobacter sp. MDS2 genomic window:
- a CDS encoding peroxidase-related enzyme (This protein belongs to a clade of uncharacterized proteins related to peroxidases such as the alkylhydroperoxidase AhpD.): protein MNQNNNVVALDLPIPEISDLPEDTKKYFEICQEKLGMVPNVLTAYSQNLPQLEGFTRLYNELMLGEGELSKLEREMVAVVVSSENKCFYCLVAHGAAVRVLSGDPTLGEHLVMNYRSAKLDPRQRAMLDFASHLTRSPATVAEQEIQALRDAGFSDRAIWDLSNLVGFYNMSNRVAIASDMQPNPEYHSQSR from the coding sequence ATGAACCAAAATAACAATGTGGTTGCTCTGGACCTGCCGATCCCCGAGATCAGCGATCTGCCCGAAGATACCAAAAAGTACTTTGAAATCTGCCAGGAAAAGCTGGGCATGGTTCCCAACGTGCTGACCGCCTACAGTCAAAACTTGCCCCAATTAGAAGGTTTCACCCGCCTGTACAACGAATTAATGTTGGGCGAAGGCGAACTCTCCAAGCTGGAGCGGGAAATGGTCGCGGTTGTGGTCTCTTCCGAAAACAAATGCTTTTACTGCTTGGTCGCCCACGGTGCCGCGGTGCGCGTACTCAGCGGTGACCCAACACTCGGCGAGCATCTGGTTATGAACTACCGCAGTGCCAAACTGGACCCGCGGCAGCGAGCGATGCTCGATTTCGCGTCCCATCTCACCCGCTCACCAGCCACAGTTGCTGAGCAGGAAATTCAAGCACTGCGAGATGCCGGTTTCAGCGATCGTGCCATTTGGGACCTTAGCAATCTGGTGGGTTTCTACAACATGTCTAACCGGGTTGCGATCGCCAGCGATATGCAGCCCAACCCTGAATATCACAGCCAGAGCCGCTAG
- a CDS encoding hydroxymethylglutaryl-CoA lyase: MAFPTQVRLVEMSPRDGLQNEPGEVIATAIKTGLIDRLADCGLTHIEAASFVSPKWVPQMADAADVMALINRKNGVRYSALTPNLKGFEGALAAKADEVAVFGAASESFTQKNINCSIAESLERFAPVVEEARKHGIPVRGYVSTVMGCPYEGDIAPEKVATVAKALYDMGCHEISLGDTIGVGTPLKAKRMLEAVAAVVPMDKLAAHFHDTYGQALANLYAVLEEGVSVIDSSVAGLGGCPYAKGASGNVATEDVLYLLNGLGIDTGVDLNKLVATGDWISQQLNRHNGSKVGQALGGHCQ, from the coding sequence ATGGCCTTCCCGACACAGGTGCGGCTGGTGGAAATGAGCCCCCGGGACGGTCTTCAGAACGAACCCGGCGAGGTGATTGCCACCGCCATCAAAACAGGGTTGATTGACCGCTTGGCCGACTGCGGCTTAACCCACATTGAAGCCGCCAGCTTTGTGTCACCCAAATGGGTGCCGCAAATGGCGGATGCGGCCGACGTTATGGCACTCATCAACCGCAAAAACGGCGTTCGTTACTCGGCCCTCACCCCGAACCTGAAAGGGTTCGAAGGCGCACTGGCTGCAAAGGCCGATGAAGTGGCGGTATTCGGTGCCGCTTCAGAGTCGTTCACCCAAAAGAACATCAACTGCAGCATTGCCGAAAGTCTGGAACGGTTTGCCCCGGTTGTTGAAGAAGCCCGCAAACACGGCATCCCTGTACGCGGCTATGTATCAACGGTTATGGGCTGCCCATACGAAGGCGACATTGCGCCCGAAAAAGTCGCCACCGTGGCCAAAGCACTGTACGACATGGGCTGCCACGAGATTTCATTGGGTGACACCATCGGTGTCGGCACACCGCTGAAAGCCAAACGCATGCTGGAAGCGGTCGCAGCTGTCGTCCCAATGGACAAGCTGGCGGCTCACTTCCACGACACCTACGGACAGGCACTGGCCAATCTTTACGCCGTGCTCGAAGAAGGCGTCAGCGTGATCGATTCTTCGGTTGCAGGGTTAGGCGGCTGCCCCTACGCCAAAGGCGCATCCGGCAACGTCGCTACCGAAGACGTGCTATATCTTCTGAACGGATTGGGCATAGATACCGGCGTTGACCTGAACAAACTGGTTGCCACCGGAGACTGGATCAGCCAGCAACTAAACCGCCATAACGGCTCGAAAGTCGGTCAGGCATTAGGAGGACACTGCCAATGA
- a CDS encoding acetyl/propionyl/methylcrotonyl-CoA carboxylase subunit alpha — protein sequence MFNKILIANRGEIACRIIQTAHRMGIRCVAVYSEADAHARHVAMADEAFLIGPAASSESYLKADKIIEVAKESGAQAVHPGYGFLSENTDFAEACEANGIAFIGPPSSAIAAMGSKSAAKAIMEKAGVPLVPGYHGSDQTPELLREEAEKCGFPLLLKAVAGGGGKGMRVVENMGEFDDALAAAKREAKNAFGNPDMLIERYLTQPRHVEIQVFCDQHGNGIYLAERDCSVQRRHQKVLEEAPAPGLSEETRKAMGDAAVRAAQAINYVGAGTVEFLYDVDGSFFFMEMNTRLQVEHPVTEMVTGQDLVEWQLKVAWGDALPLVQEQVKTRGHAIEARIYAEDPDQDFLPATGTLRYLSTPAESAHVRVDTGVTEGDEISIHYDPMIAKLIVWDETRDQAVNRMVQALEHYRIAGLKTNIRFLHATVDSQPFRQADLTTNFIATHESLLFPKPKLDLDKALVLAAGFILEHRKSVEPVTADPWSPFGRKNSWRMNSEFAQPLSLQVGNDIHELKILERDDRYQVLVDDSVYHLNARLDEDYLQAVLNGHRLSVHGNLHNHELVLFYEGDTFKCTVYQESYGLEDVAGEGSLAAPMNGAIVAVQAKVGDKVTAGQSLVIMEAMKMEHAIKAPADGVVSDIFYAEGDQVAEGAELIAIDTGEAE from the coding sequence ATGTTTAACAAGATCCTGATTGCCAACCGGGGCGAAATCGCCTGCCGGATTATCCAAACCGCCCACCGCATGGGCATCCGATGTGTGGCTGTGTATTCCGAAGCGGATGCCCATGCACGGCACGTTGCCATGGCAGACGAAGCCTTTTTGATTGGCCCCGCCGCCAGTTCCGAGAGTTATCTGAAAGCCGACAAGATCATCGAGGTCGCTAAAGAAAGCGGCGCGCAGGCGGTCCATCCGGGCTATGGTTTCTTGTCTGAGAACACCGATTTCGCCGAAGCCTGCGAAGCCAACGGCATTGCCTTCATTGGCCCTCCGTCTTCCGCCATTGCCGCCATGGGCTCCAAGTCAGCTGCCAAGGCGATCATGGAAAAAGCCGGTGTGCCGCTGGTGCCGGGTTATCACGGCAGCGACCAAACCCCGGAGCTGCTGCGAGAAGAAGCCGAAAAGTGCGGCTTCCCGTTGCTGCTGAAAGCCGTCGCGGGTGGTGGCGGTAAAGGCATGCGAGTGGTCGAAAACATGGGTGAGTTTGACGACGCTCTGGCGGCTGCCAAGCGTGAGGCCAAGAACGCCTTCGGCAACCCCGACATGCTGATCGAACGCTACCTGACCCAGCCTCGGCACGTCGAGATTCAGGTGTTCTGCGACCAGCACGGTAACGGCATTTATCTGGCAGAGCGGGATTGCTCCGTACAGCGCCGGCACCAGAAAGTACTGGAAGAAGCCCCGGCCCCAGGCCTGAGCGAAGAAACCCGAAAAGCCATGGGTGACGCTGCCGTGCGGGCCGCCCAAGCTATCAACTATGTGGGTGCGGGCACCGTCGAATTTCTGTACGACGTGGACGGTTCGTTCTTCTTCATGGAAATGAACACCCGCCTGCAGGTAGAGCACCCGGTCACTGAAATGGTCACCGGGCAAGATCTGGTGGAATGGCAGCTAAAAGTAGCCTGGGGCGACGCCCTGCCCTTGGTTCAGGAACAGGTAAAAACCCGCGGCCACGCCATTGAAGCGCGTATCTATGCCGAAGATCCGGATCAGGACTTCCTGCCCGCTACAGGCACGCTTCGCTACCTGAGTACCCCGGCCGAATCCGCTCACGTGCGCGTGGATACCGGCGTAACCGAAGGCGACGAGATCAGCATCCATTACGACCCGATGATCGCCAAGCTGATCGTTTGGGACGAAACCCGGGATCAGGCGGTCAACCGCATGGTCCAGGCGCTGGAGCATTACCGCATTGCCGGTTTGAAAACCAACATCCGGTTTCTGCACGCAACCGTGGACAGCCAGCCTTTCCGTCAGGCTGATCTGACCACCAATTTTATTGCCACACACGAGTCGTTGCTGTTTCCGAAGCCCAAGCTGGATCTGGACAAGGCATTGGTGCTGGCAGCCGGCTTCATTCTGGAACACCGGAAATCCGTCGAACCGGTCACCGCTGACCCCTGGTCGCCGTTTGGCCGCAAGAACAGCTGGCGCATGAACTCAGAGTTCGCCCAACCTCTGTCCCTGCAGGTGGGCAATGACATTCACGAGCTGAAAATTCTGGAGCGGGACGACCGTTATCAGGTACTCGTCGATGATAGCGTCTATCACTTGAACGCCCGTCTGGATGAAGACTACCTGCAAGCAGTCCTCAACGGCCACCGGCTAAGTGTGCATGGCAACCTGCACAACCACGAACTGGTGCTGTTTTACGAGGGTGACACCTTCAAATGCACCGTTTATCAAGAGTCTTACGGCCTTGAAGACGTAGCTGGCGAAGGCAGTCTGGCCGCCCCCATGAACGGCGCCATTGTGGCCGTGCAAGCCAAAGTCGGCGACAAGGTAACCGCGGGGCAAAGCCTGGTGATCATGGAAGCCATGAAAATGGAGCACGCCATTAAAGCACCGGCCGATGGCGTGGTGAGCGACATTTTCTACGCCGAAGGGGATCAGGTTGCCGAGGGTGCGGAGTTGATTGCCATCGACACCGGGGAGGCAGAGTAA
- a CDS encoding enoyl-CoA hydratase/isomerase family protein produces the protein MSQQHSAVLMHQRDNGISEIVLNRPDKRNAFDDAIIQQLIHAFEYVDRDPETQIVILRSEGKHFSAGADLGWMRRMADNTRQENLDDSRELARLMNTLNHLSKPVIGLVQGAAFGGAVGLAACCDIVLATQSASFCLSEVKLGLIPAAISPYVVRAIGERHARRYFLSAEVFSASEAQQFGLVHIVCDDEQALQTRCTELLKHMANNGPEAMKAAKDLVFAVSHKPITAELIDDTAQRIADIRVGEEGQEGLSAFLNKRKASWIPETQ, from the coding sequence ATGTCACAACAACACTCAGCGGTTCTGATGCACCAGCGGGATAACGGTATCTCCGAAATCGTGCTCAACCGACCGGACAAACGCAATGCGTTCGACGATGCCATCATTCAACAGCTCATCCACGCTTTTGAATACGTTGACCGCGATCCGGAAACCCAGATTGTCATCCTGCGTTCCGAAGGCAAACACTTCTCCGCCGGCGCGGATTTAGGCTGGATGCGCCGCATGGCCGACAACACCCGTCAGGAAAACCTGGACGACTCCCGGGAACTGGCTCGGCTGATGAACACGCTTAACCACTTGTCCAAGCCGGTGATCGGTCTGGTGCAAGGCGCAGCCTTCGGCGGTGCGGTAGGCCTCGCAGCCTGTTGCGATATTGTGCTGGCCACCCAGTCCGCCAGCTTCTGCCTGAGCGAAGTCAAACTCGGCCTTATCCCCGCCGCCATCAGCCCATACGTAGTGCGGGCGATTGGCGAGCGACATGCACGGCGTTATTTCCTGTCGGCCGAAGTGTTCAGCGCGAGCGAAGCACAACAGTTCGGGCTGGTACACATTGTTTGCGACGACGAACAAGCCCTGCAGACCCGGTGCACCGAACTACTGAAACACATGGCCAATAACGGCCCCGAAGCCATGAAAGCCGCCAAGGACCTGGTCTTTGCCGTTAGCCACAAGCCCATCACCGCAGAATTGATCGACGACACCGCACAGCGCATCGCCGATATCCGCGTGGGTGAAGAAGGTCAGGAAGGGCTCAGCGCCTTCCTGAACAAACGAAAGGCCAGTTGGATTCCGGAGACACAATAA
- a CDS encoding carboxyl transferase domain-containing protein — protein MTILQNKINPRSDEFLANQEAMQQAVADLRNKVDKIHQGGGPDYQKRHTDRGKLLPRERINRLLDDGSPFLEIGQFAAYNVYDEEVPAAGVVAGIGRVSGTECMIIANDATVKGGSYYPLTVKKHLRAQEIAMENRLPCIYLVDSGGANLPRQDEVFPDRDHFGRIFYNQARMSADDIPQIAVVMGLCTAGGAYVPAMADESIIVRNQGTIFLAGPPLVKAATGEVVSAEDLGGADVHCKISGVADHYAENDAHALEIARRCVANLNRRKPVPVEVQKPKAPLYDQNEIYGIVGTDLRKQFDVRDVISRIVDGSEFDEFKRYYGSTLVTGFAHIHGYPVGIIANNGILFSESAQKGAHFVELCCQRNIPLLFLQNITGFMVGQKHEAEGIAKHGAKMVMAVACANVPKITVLIGGSYGAGNYGMCGRAYSPDFLWMWPNARISVMGGEQAAGVLAQVRREGMERKGQSWSAQEEAEFKKPITETYEHQGHPYYASARLWDDGVIDPAQTREVVALSLSATLNRPAKPTRFGVFRM, from the coding sequence ATGACAATTCTCCAAAACAAAATAAATCCAAGATCGGACGAATTCCTGGCCAATCAAGAGGCTATGCAACAAGCTGTCGCCGACCTCCGGAACAAAGTCGATAAAATCCACCAGGGCGGCGGGCCAGATTACCAAAAACGCCACACAGACCGAGGCAAACTCCTGCCCCGCGAGCGCATTAACCGCCTACTGGACGACGGCTCGCCCTTCCTCGAAATCGGCCAGTTCGCCGCCTACAACGTCTACGACGAAGAAGTCCCCGCCGCAGGCGTTGTTGCAGGCATCGGACGCGTATCCGGCACCGAATGCATGATCATCGCCAACGACGCCACCGTCAAAGGCGGCAGCTACTACCCGCTAACCGTCAAAAAACACCTGCGGGCACAAGAAATCGCCATGGAAAACCGCCTGCCCTGCATCTACCTGGTAGATTCCGGCGGCGCCAACCTGCCAAGGCAAGACGAAGTCTTCCCGGACCGCGACCATTTCGGCCGCATCTTCTACAACCAGGCCAGAATGTCCGCCGACGACATTCCCCAGATTGCCGTTGTTATGGGCCTGTGCACCGCAGGCGGCGCCTACGTGCCCGCCATGGCCGACGAATCCATCATCGTACGCAATCAAGGCACCATCTTTCTGGCCGGCCCACCACTGGTGAAAGCTGCCACCGGTGAAGTCGTCAGCGCCGAAGACCTCGGCGGAGCCGACGTCCACTGCAAAATCTCCGGTGTTGCCGACCACTACGCGGAAAACGATGCCCACGCACTGGAAATCGCGCGCCGCTGCGTTGCTAACCTGAACCGCCGCAAGCCTGTGCCGGTTGAGGTGCAAAAGCCCAAAGCACCGCTGTACGACCAAAACGAAATATACGGCATCGTCGGCACCGATTTGCGCAAACAGTTTGACGTACGAGACGTGATCTCCCGCATCGTAGACGGCTCAGAATTCGACGAATTCAAACGCTACTACGGTTCCACCCTAGTCACCGGCTTTGCTCACATACATGGCTACCCTGTAGGCATCATCGCCAACAACGGCATCCTGTTCAGCGAATCCGCTCAAAAAGGCGCCCACTTCGTCGAGCTCTGCTGCCAGCGCAATATTCCGCTGCTGTTCCTGCAAAACATCACCGGCTTTATGGTCGGGCAAAAACACGAAGCCGAAGGCATTGCCAAACACGGCGCCAAAATGGTGATGGCCGTGGCCTGCGCCAACGTACCCAAAATCACCGTCCTGATCGGTGGCAGCTACGGTGCCGGCAACTACGGCATGTGTGGCCGAGCCTACAGCCCGGACTTCCTGTGGATGTGGCCCAACGCCCGTATCTCCGTGATGGGCGGTGAACAGGCCGCTGGTGTACTGGCCCAGGTTCGTAGAGAAGGCATGGAGCGCAAAGGCCAGAGCTGGAGCGCCCAAGAAGAAGCCGAATTCAAAAAGCCGATCACCGAAACCTACGAGCACCAAGGCCACCCCTACTACGCCAGTGCGCGCCTGTGGGATGACGGCGTCATCGACCCGGCCCAGACACGCGAAGTGGTCGCCCTGAGCCTGTCAGCCACCCTCAACCGACCCGCCAAGCCCACGCGCTTTGGCGTGTTCCGCATGTAA
- a CDS encoding isovaleryl-CoA dehydrogenase yields MKSQYSELNFGLGETLDMLREQINGFAAAEIAPRAEEIDRNNEFPMDLWRKMGDMGLLGITVKEEYGGSDMGYLAHVIAMEEISRASASVGLSYGAHSNLCVNQIHRNGTEEQKQKYLPKLVSGEHVGALAMSEPNAGSDVISMKLHARDEGNHYVLNGNKMWITNGPDASTYVIYAKTDPKGGSKGVTAFIVERDYPGFSRHQKLDKLGMRGSNTCELVFQDCKVPKENVLGGVGNGAKVLMSGLDYERLVLSGGPLGIMQAAMDVTVPYIRERKQFGQAIGEFELVQGKVADMYTWMNSAKSYVYMVAMSADRGETTRKDAAGAILYSAEMATKLALDSIQLLGGNGYINEYPTGRLLRDAKLYEIGAGTSEIRRMLIGRELFLNK; encoded by the coding sequence ATGAAATCACAATACTCAGAGCTTAATTTCGGCCTTGGCGAAACCCTCGACATGCTGCGCGAACAGATCAACGGCTTCGCTGCTGCGGAAATTGCTCCACGAGCCGAAGAAATCGACCGCAACAACGAATTCCCCATGGATCTGTGGCGGAAAATGGGCGACATGGGCTTGCTGGGTATTACCGTCAAAGAAGAATACGGCGGGTCCGACATGGGCTACCTGGCGCACGTGATCGCCATGGAAGAAATCAGCCGTGCGTCCGCCTCTGTGGGCTTGTCCTACGGTGCCCACTCCAACTTGTGCGTGAACCAGATTCACCGTAACGGCACCGAAGAACAAAAACAGAAATACCTGCCCAAACTCGTCAGCGGCGAACACGTCGGTGCCCTCGCCATGTCTGAACCCAACGCCGGCTCCGACGTAATCTCAATGAAACTCCACGCCCGGGACGAAGGCAACCACTACGTCCTCAACGGCAACAAAATGTGGATCACCAACGGCCCGGACGCAAGCACCTACGTTATCTACGCCAAAACCGATCCGAAGGGCGGCTCCAAAGGCGTAACCGCCTTCATCGTAGAACGCGACTACCCTGGCTTTAGCCGCCATCAAAAACTCGACAAACTCGGCATGCGTGGTTCCAACACCTGTGAACTGGTGTTCCAGGACTGCAAAGTTCCGAAAGAAAACGTACTCGGCGGTGTCGGCAACGGCGCCAAAGTACTGATGAGCGGCCTCGACTACGAACGCCTCGTGCTATCGGGCGGCCCGCTGGGCATCATGCAAGCGGCCATGGACGTAACCGTGCCTTACATCCGCGAGCGCAAACAGTTCGGCCAGGCCATCGGCGAGTTCGAACTGGTACAGGGCAAAGTGGCCGACATGTACACCTGGATGAACAGCGCAAAATCTTACGTCTACATGGTCGCCATGTCCGCCGACCGCGGTGAAACCACCCGCAAAGACGCCGCCGGCGCCATCCTCTACTCCGCCGAGATGGCCACGAAACTGGCACTGGATTCCATCCAGCTGCTCGGCGGCAACGGCTACATCAACGAATACCCCACTGGCCGACTGCTGCGGGATGCCAAGCTGTACGAAATCGGAGCGGGTACGTCTGAAATCCGCCGCATGCTAATCGGCAGAGAGCTGTTCCTGAACAAGTAA
- a CDS encoding MerR family DNA-binding transcriptional regulator, whose amino-acid sequence MSDKRTFSISELSQEFDITTRSIRFYEDQGLLKPSRRGQTRIFSTKDRVRLKLILRGKRMGFSLGQTKELFDLWDETLTGNEKQLLKMLEILADRRAHLEQQKADLAMAEMEIDNAEARCREALADVKKKKEAHDQGEQVLEDAAADSGR is encoded by the coding sequence ATGAGCGACAAACGAACCTTCAGCATCAGCGAGCTCTCTCAAGAGTTCGACATCACAACCCGGAGCATCCGCTTCTATGAAGACCAAGGCCTGCTGAAGCCTTCGCGGCGCGGCCAGACCCGTATCTTCAGTACCAAAGACAGGGTCCGCTTAAAGCTGATTCTACGCGGCAAACGCATGGGGTTTTCTCTGGGCCAGACCAAAGAGCTGTTTGACCTCTGGGACGAAACCCTCACTGGCAACGAGAAGCAGCTACTGAAAATGCTGGAAATCCTGGCCGATCGGCGAGCACATCTGGAGCAACAAAAAGCCGACCTCGCCATGGCCGAAATGGAAATAGACAACGCGGAAGCCAGGTGCCGAGAGGCGCTTGCAGACGTCAAGAAAAAGAAAGAAGCCCACGATCAGGGCGAACAAGTACTTGAGGATGCTGCCGCCGATAGCGGCAGATAA
- a CDS encoding AMP-binding protein: MHVFMMPMLLTGGYTRLIDTPTPDAIVSMLINEQLNASFAPPTVWIALLQSPLFDSAKLQHLYKIYYGASIMPEKIVRDLAEQLPKAGLYNCYGQSEIAPLATVLLPHEHADRPTSAGRPLQTVRTRIVDPVTGRECQPGEQGEIVHRSPQLMIGYWDKPEATAEAFKDGWFHSGDLGYQDDAGYLYIVDRIKDVVNTGGVLVASRDVEEALYQHPSVAEVAVIGVPDEKWIEAICAITVLRDGAPRDADSLLAHAKTQLAGFKIPKHIHFVDELPKNSAGKLLKRKLREQFLNPSSEA; the protein is encoded by the coding sequence ATGCATGTGTTCATGATGCCCATGCTCCTGACCGGCGGTTACACGCGGCTGATCGACACCCCGACACCAGACGCCATTGTGTCCATGCTGATCAACGAGCAGCTGAACGCCTCCTTCGCGCCACCGACCGTCTGGATTGCGTTGCTGCAGTCTCCACTTTTTGACTCAGCAAAACTCCAGCACCTGTACAAGATCTACTACGGCGCATCCATCATGCCGGAGAAAATCGTCCGCGACCTCGCGGAACAATTGCCTAAGGCGGGGCTTTATAATTGCTACGGTCAGAGTGAAATCGCACCATTGGCAACCGTCCTGCTACCTCATGAACACGCAGATCGCCCCACCTCTGCCGGGCGCCCCCTGCAAACCGTCCGGACCCGCATCGTGGATCCGGTAACAGGGCGGGAGTGCCAGCCCGGGGAGCAAGGCGAAATTGTGCATCGATCCCCCCAACTGATGATCGGTTACTGGGATAAACCCGAAGCCACTGCAGAAGCATTTAAAGATGGCTGGTTCCACTCGGGCGACCTCGGCTACCAAGACGACGCCGGCTACCTCTACATCGTCGATCGCATCAAAGATGTGGTGAACACCGGCGGTGTCCTGGTGGCCAGCCGGGACGTTGAGGAAGCCCTTTACCAACACCCGTCTGTGGCGGAAGTAGCAGTTATTGGCGTGCCCGACGAGAAGTGGATCGAAGCCATCTGTGCCATCACGGTGCTTCGGGACGGCGCCCCTCGAGATGCCGACTCACTTCTGGCGCATGCCAAAACCCAACTGGCCGGATTCAAAATCCCCAAACACATACATTTTGTGGACGAGTTACCCAAAAACAGCGCGGGTAAACTGCTTAAGCGCAAATTGAGAGAGCAGTTTCTGAACCCATCCAGCGAAGCCTGA
- a CDS encoding SDR family NAD(P)-dependent oxidoreductase, producing MEFKNVPAIVTGGASGLGEGAARALAAAGCKVAILDVNKEQGEKVAAEIGGIFLHCDVSSSDSAEAAVNAAREAHGPCGVAISCAGIGPAEKILGREGVMPLENFNRVIQVNLIGTFNILRLAAADMAQREPNADGERGVIINTASVAAYEGQIGQAAYSASKGGVVALTLQSARELAREGVRVNTIAPGLFMTPMLAGMPQEVQDSLAATLPFPKRLGKPEEFGMMVDQMVRNPLLNGEVVRLDCALRMAPR from the coding sequence ATGGAATTCAAAAACGTTCCGGCAATCGTGACCGGCGGAGCCTCCGGCTTGGGTGAGGGCGCGGCTCGCGCACTGGCAGCGGCGGGCTGCAAAGTGGCCATTCTGGATGTGAACAAAGAGCAGGGTGAAAAAGTGGCTGCCGAGATTGGTGGGATCTTTCTGCACTGCGATGTTTCCTCCTCGGATAGTGCTGAAGCGGCCGTCAACGCGGCCCGTGAAGCCCATGGCCCCTGCGGTGTTGCGATCAGCTGTGCCGGTATTGGCCCCGCTGAAAAAATTCTGGGCCGCGAAGGCGTGATGCCGCTGGAAAACTTTAATCGGGTAATCCAGGTGAACCTGATCGGCACCTTCAACATTCTTCGGTTGGCCGCAGCCGATATGGCGCAGCGCGAGCCTAACGCCGATGGCGAGCGCGGGGTGATCATCAATACCGCGTCGGTTGCTGCATATGAAGGACAGATTGGCCAGGCGGCCTACAGCGCATCCAAAGGTGGCGTGGTGGCGTTGACGCTGCAATCCGCTCGCGAACTGGCGCGGGAAGGTGTCCGGGTGAACACCATTGCACCGGGCTTGTTCATGACACCCATGCTGGCGGGCATGCCGCAGGAAGTTCAGGACAGCCTCGCGGCAACGCTGCCGTTCCCGAAACGTCTGGGCAAGCCCGAAGAGTTCGGCATGATGGTCGATCAAATGGTACGAAACCCGTTGCTGAACGGTGAAGTTGTTCGGTTGGACTGCGCTTTGCGTATGGCGCCGCGATAA
- a CDS encoding acyl-CoA dehydrogenase family protein, protein MTNPVDQEELNLFRDSVIKALETEVAPHYEAWEKNGIVPRELWNTLGQAGMLCVDVPEDCGGCGAPFQYSVVVGEELARLGFGALSTNVMVHSDIVAPYLSHIGNDEQKQQWLPKMVSGEAVGAIAMTEPGAGSDLQAIRTSAAKEGDEYVLNGSKTFITNGQHADMVIVAAKTDPSAGAKGISLFLVDTALPGFSRGQNIDKIGQHSGDTSELFFSDMRIPASALLGEEGKGFAYLMRELPRERLVIGALGVAAARGSLDMTIQYTQERELFGQKLSQLQNTRFEIARMETDYRINKAFVDQCIRQYEAGELDAPTASMAKYSATEMQCRVADGCLQLFGGYGYTTEYPISRNFIDARVQRIYGGTSEVMKEIIARSVLGR, encoded by the coding sequence ATGACGAACCCTGTTGATCAAGAAGAGCTGAACCTGTTCCGGGACTCGGTGATCAAAGCGCTGGAAACCGAAGTTGCGCCGCATTACGAAGCTTGGGAAAAGAATGGCATTGTGCCGCGGGAGTTGTGGAACACCTTGGGCCAAGCCGGCATGTTGTGTGTTGATGTGCCCGAAGACTGTGGCGGTTGCGGTGCGCCTTTTCAATATTCCGTGGTCGTCGGCGAAGAGCTGGCTCGGTTGGGCTTTGGTGCGCTTTCCACCAACGTGATGGTGCATTCCGACATCGTAGCGCCGTACCTTTCTCACATCGGCAACGACGAGCAAAAGCAGCAGTGGCTACCCAAGATGGTGTCCGGTGAAGCTGTGGGTGCCATCGCCATGACCGAACCCGGCGCAGGCAGCGACTTGCAGGCGATTCGCACCAGTGCGGCCAAAGAGGGCGACGAGTACGTGCTGAACGGCTCCAAGACCTTCATCACCAATGGCCAACACGCCGACATGGTGATCGTTGCTGCGAAAACCGATCCCAGCGCCGGTGCCAAGGGTATTAGCCTGTTTCTGGTCGATACCGCGTTACCGGGATTCAGCCGTGGCCAGAACATCGACAAGATCGGCCAACATTCGGGCGACACGTCCGAGCTGTTCTTCTCGGATATGCGCATTCCCGCTTCCGCTTTGCTAGGTGAGGAAGGCAAGGGGTTTGCCTACCTGATGCGTGAATTGCCCCGTGAGCGCCTGGTAATCGGTGCATTGGGTGTTGCCGCTGCTCGCGGTTCGTTGGATATGACCATCCAATACACTCAGGAACGGGAGCTGTTCGGCCAGAAGCTGAGCCAGCTTCAGAACACCCGTTTCGAAATTGCCCGGATGGAAACCGATTATCGCATCAACAAGGCCTTCGTGGATCAGTGCATTCGCCAGTACGAGGCCGGCGAGCTGGATGCGCCTACTGCTTCCATGGCGAAGTACAGCGCTACGGAAATGCAGTGTCGCGTGGCAGACGGCTGTTTGCAGCTGTTTGGCGGTTACGGTTACACCACTGAGTATCCGATTTCGCGGAACTTTATTGATGCGCGGGTGCAGCGTATTTATGGCGGCACATCTGAGGTAATGAAAGAGATTATTGCCCGTTCGGTGCTGGGGCGCTGA